The proteins below come from a single Natranaerofaba carboxydovora genomic window:
- a CDS encoding transposase, translating into MKGQMSFFDFSDEFQKMDSHYQLKKLSDYIDFAEIIPKQVRDRHYKQTGRPPYSIESMLSALVIQKIYSIPSTELLIKFLELSRPMKDFCGFTDSVPDEATFTRFKQKLGEEDFKEILHQLVKLTEPYLQEIDPFDSSLLVLDTTGLEVPVKENNPKYFYSLKREVEKGTPNKPEHEIYTRALAKMPKYAKAEPKAKLSYTNGHFAYAYTGAVLTDGFGIVKDIELFEGQKDSTTLKPIMNSFKSYHDLSKYKYFTADAGFDSTENYRYLVKDCLLKPVISLNPRRLKNLVEDYNENGIPVCPKDNTLAFKFDGYCDKRKRLLKMLWH; encoded by the coding sequence GTGAAAGGCCAAATGTCTTTCTTTGATTTTTCAGATGAGTTTCAAAAAATGGATTCTCATTACCAACTTAAGAAACTCTCCGACTACATAGACTTTGCTGAAATTATCCCTAAACAAGTTAGAGATCGTCACTACAAGCAAACTGGACGCCCACCTTATTCCATTGAATCAATGTTAAGTGCTTTAGTAATTCAGAAAATCTATTCTATCCCTTCTACCGAACTTTTAATAAAGTTCCTTGAGCTTTCTAGACCTATGAAAGACTTTTGCGGCTTTACTGACTCTGTACCAGATGAAGCAACCTTTACAAGGTTTAAGCAAAAACTAGGCGAGGAAGATTTCAAGGAAATCTTACATCAGCTAGTTAAGCTAACTGAGCCTTATCTACAGGAAATTGACCCTTTTGATTCATCCCTTCTCGTCCTTGATACTACAGGTTTGGAAGTCCCAGTTAAAGAAAACAATCCTAAATACTTTTACTCTCTAAAAAGAGAGGTCGAGAAGGGAACTCCAAACAAGCCTGAACATGAAATTTATACTAGGGCACTTGCTAAAATGCCCAAATATGCTAAAGCAGAGCCAAAAGCCAAGCTTTCTTATACCAATGGTCATTTTGCTTATGCTTATACTGGTGCTGTATTAACTGATGGTTTTGGCATTGTTAAAGATATTGAACTATTTGAAGGGCAAAAGGATTCTACTACTCTTAAACCTATTATGAATAGTTTTAAGAGCTACCATGATCTTAGTAAATACAAATATTTTACTGCTGATGCTGGTTTCGATAGTACTGAAAATTACCGCTATCTAGTTAAAGATTGTCTTTTAAAGCCTGTTATCAGCCTAAATCCCAGAAGATTAAAAAACCTGGTTGAAGATTATAATGAAAATGGTATCCCTGTCTGCCCTAAAGATAATACACTTGCTTTTAAGTTCGATGGTTACTGTGATAAAAGAAAGCGTTTGCTTAAAATGTTGTGGCATTAG
- the gcvPA gene encoding aminomethyl-transferring glycine dehydrogenase subunit GcvPA, producing MNTNYQSKKVYPYIPNSAPHLKSQLMEYLGINDIEELYESIPERLRYNEKLDIPQACDSEFELKKHVEGIISKNISSQDFISFLGGGTWNHYVPSVCETIMSRDEFLTTYNREAYLDKGKFQALFETQSMLGDMLEMDVVSLPTYDSSNAVAFACRMANRINKRTEIVVPKSIRPSKLSIIKNYCEPKISVKEVDFDFSTGLINLNQLKETVSENTAAVVIENPSYLGFIETQVEEISEIIHEYGGELIVSVDPLSLGTIAPPSSYGADIVCCELQPLGIPMQAGGGMAGVIATREEEKYVSEIPMMLYGIWTENERGMINFGNVAFEKTSYAKREEGRDYVGTQAVLHSIIAGVYLAVIGPKGLKEISQGIMERVKYAKNLLNKLNGVKVQFDNVSFKEFVLNFDGTGKKVDEINKELLDNQIIGGKSLKKDYPELGESSLICVTEVHTKKEIDELYSELNKIIYK from the coding sequence TTGAATACAAATTATCAGTCTAAAAAAGTTTACCCATATATCCCAAATTCAGCACCTCATCTAAAAAGTCAATTAATGGAATACTTAGGCATAAACGACATAGAAGAGTTATATGAATCTATTCCTGAAAGATTAAGATATAATGAAAAACTAGATATCCCTCAAGCATGTGACTCTGAGTTTGAGCTAAAAAAACATGTGGAAGGAATAATATCAAAAAATATTTCCTCCCAAGACTTTATCAGCTTTTTGGGTGGAGGAACCTGGAATCATTATGTCCCCTCTGTTTGCGAAACAATCATGTCGAGGGATGAGTTTTTAACTACTTATAATAGAGAAGCTTATCTAGATAAGGGCAAATTCCAAGCACTTTTTGAAACTCAAAGTATGCTTGGCGATATGTTGGAAATGGATGTAGTCTCTCTTCCAACATATGATAGTTCTAATGCAGTTGCTTTTGCTTGCAGAATGGCAAATCGAATAAATAAAAGAACGGAAATTGTTGTCCCAAAAAGTATAAGGCCCTCAAAATTATCTATAATCAAAAATTACTGTGAGCCTAAGATTTCAGTTAAAGAAGTAGACTTTGATTTTTCTACAGGATTAATAAATTTAAATCAACTAAAAGAAACCGTATCTGAAAATACAGCAGCCGTAGTAATAGAAAATCCGTCTTATTTAGGTTTTATAGAAACACAAGTCGAGGAAATTTCAGAAATCATTCATGAATATGGAGGAGAATTAATTGTAAGTGTTGATCCGCTCTCACTCGGTACTATCGCTCCTCCCTCGTCTTATGGAGCAGATATAGTATGTTGTGAGTTGCAGCCTCTTGGCATCCCTATGCAGGCAGGTGGTGGGATGGCTGGAGTAATAGCTACAAGAGAAGAAGAAAAATATGTCAGCGAAATACCCATGATGTTATATGGAATTTGGACAGAAAATGAACGTGGTATGATAAACTTTGGGAATGTAGCCTTTGAGAAAACTTCATATGCTAAGCGTGAAGAAGGTAGAGATTATGTCGGGACTCAAGCAGTATTACATTCAATCATTGCAGGAGTTTACCTTGCTGTAATTGGACCTAAAGGTCTTAAAGAAATTAGTCAGGGAATTATGGAAAGAGTAAAATATGCGAAAAATCTACTTAACAAATTAAATGGAGTAAAAGTTCAATTTGATAATGTAAGTTTTAAAGAGTTTGTTCTAAATTTTGATGGAACGGGGAAAAAAGTGGATGAAATTAATAAAGAGCTCTTAGATAACCAGATCATCGGTGGAAAAAGCTTGAAAAAAGACTATCCAGAATTAGGTGAAAGTTCTTTGATTTGTGTCACAGAAGTACACACTAAAAAGGAAATAGATGAATTATACTCTGAACTAAACAAGATTATTTATAAATAG
- the gcvPB gene encoding aminomethyl-transferring glycine dehydrogenase subunit GcvPB, whose translation MASKVRKNFHQARWDEPIIYEMSNPGVKGIDVPNVEEEIKNEVGDVLSELPNKLQRTEYTNLPEVSQKHVLQHYLHLSQETLGSNLSNDISQGTCTMKYNPKIHEGFVSNPKFAFIHPDQPEETMQGVLEIYYKLGEMIKAISGLDKVSFQPVGGNQAIFMAAKMVQAYHQANGEADKRDEIITTMLSHPANAAAPATAEYKVINIYPDDQGLPDFEAIKEAVSDRTAAIFITNPEDTGLFNPDIDKIVKMVHDVGGLCYYDQANANGFLGITRAKEAGFDFSHFNLHKTFSSPHGGSGPGGAALACSEELAKFLPVPVIEYDEDSDKYYFVEDLPNSVGKIKDFFGNMSAVLRAYSWIMTMGPDGLKETADISILNNNYFYHKIRKEVPDLAISHEENEARRLEQVRYTWAKLKEKTGVGSSDIQRRVADYGIQHYFQSHHPFLIPEPMTLEPCETYSKDDLDEYIEVLKEINNEALENPEKVKESPYKTAGIKDTKSLSLAQKDIWALTWRAYLKKTKSKENRN comes from the coding sequence TTGGCTTCAAAGGTAAGAAAAAACTTTCATCAGGCCAGATGGGACGAACCAATAATTTATGAGATGTCAAATCCTGGAGTCAAAGGAATAGATGTCCCAAATGTTGAAGAAGAAATTAAAAATGAAGTTGGCGATGTTTTATCAGAATTGCCAAATAAGTTACAAAGAACTGAATATACAAATTTGCCTGAAGTCTCTCAAAAACATGTGCTTCAGCATTATCTGCACTTATCCCAGGAAACCCTAGGATCCAATCTGTCTAATGATATAAGTCAAGGAACTTGTACAATGAAATATAACCCAAAAATACATGAAGGTTTTGTAAGCAACCCTAAATTTGCCTTTATTCATCCAGACCAGCCAGAAGAAACAATGCAAGGAGTATTAGAGATATATTATAAGCTTGGTGAAATGATCAAAGCGATATCAGGTCTTGATAAAGTAAGTTTTCAGCCAGTTGGTGGTAACCAGGCTATTTTTATGGCAGCTAAGATGGTACAAGCTTATCACCAAGCAAATGGAGAAGCAGATAAAAGAGATGAAATCATAACTACCATGCTTTCTCATCCTGCAAATGCGGCAGCACCGGCAACTGCTGAATATAAGGTAATAAATATATATCCAGATGATCAAGGTTTACCAGATTTCGAGGCTATTAAAGAAGCTGTTTCTGATAGAACTGCAGCTATTTTTATTACAAACCCAGAAGATACAGGTCTTTTTAATCCTGATATTGATAAAATTGTTAAGATGGTCCATGACGTTGGAGGACTGTGCTATTATGATCAAGCTAATGCTAACGGCTTTTTAGGAATAACTCGGGCGAAAGAAGCAGGCTTTGACTTCAGTCATTTTAACCTTCATAAAACTTTTAGCTCTCCACATGGTGGTTCTGGCCCTGGAGGAGCAGCTCTAGCTTGTAGTGAAGAACTTGCTAAATTTTTACCTGTTCCTGTGATTGAATACGATGAAGACTCTGATAAATATTATTTTGTAGAAGATTTACCTAATTCCGTTGGAAAAATAAAAGACTTCTTTGGGAATATGAGCGCAGTTTTAAGAGCTTATTCATGGATAATGACAATGGGACCTGATGGATTAAAGGAAACTGCTGATATATCCATTCTAAACAATAATTACTTCTACCATAAAATAAGAAAAGAAGTTCCTGATTTAGCAATATCTCACGAAGAAAATGAAGCAAGGAGATTGGAACAAGTTAGATATACTTGGGCTAAATTAAAAGAAAAAACAGGTGTAGGTTCTTCTGATATTCAAAGAAGAGTAGCCGATTATGGCATTCAGCACTATTTCCAGAGTCATCATCCGTTTTTAATTCCCGAACCAATGACCCTTGAGCCTTGTGAAACATATTCAAAAGATGATTTAGATGAGTATATCGAAGTTTTGAAAGAAATTAATAATGAAGCTTTAGAAAACCCAGAAAAAGTAAAAGAATCTCCTTATAAGACTGCAGGAATAAAGGATACAAAAAGTTTAAGCCTTGCTCAAAAAGATATATGGGCACTAACCTGGAGAGCATATTTAAAAAAAACAAAAAGCAAAGAAAATAGAAATTAA
- a CDS encoding ATP-NAD kinase family protein yields the protein MKKIGLIVNPFSGMGGKVGLKGTDGKEILRKAISLGAEPEAPKKAAEALNQLINLKDQIKVYTFPGKMGEKEANDLGLKPFVLDPGREIVEDFNTTSKDTKKAAKEMMNIPVDLILFTGGDGTARDILDVIADKIPIIGIPAGVKMYSAVFAINPINAGTLAAKFIKDEISSFKPAEIVDLDENQVREGNVSVKLYGYVQIPDAGALVQDLKSGSSDTDASLTNQIATYVIDTMEKDKNYIIGPGTTTKKIMEKLDLGYHPLGIDVIKNKKLVSKDADEMKLLDIVSVEPASVIVTIIGGQGYIFGRGNQQISWRVLEKVGKKNINVIATNNKLASLHRQTLLIDTGNKDVNKKLSGYYRLITGYKQETIYKAKADF from the coding sequence ATGAAAAAAATAGGCTTAATTGTCAATCCTTTTTCCGGGATGGGTGGAAAAGTAGGACTTAAAGGAACAGATGGAAAAGAAATTCTAAGAAAGGCTATTTCACTAGGGGCAGAGCCTGAAGCACCAAAAAAAGCTGCTGAAGCTTTAAATCAATTAATAAATCTAAAAGATCAAATTAAGGTCTACACTTTTCCCGGCAAAATGGGAGAAAAAGAAGCTAATGACCTGGGTTTAAAACCATTTGTTTTAGATCCTGGCAGAGAGATAGTTGAAGATTTTAACACTACTTCTAAAGATACAAAAAAAGCAGCTAAAGAAATGATGAATATACCAGTAGATTTAATCTTATTTACTGGAGGAGATGGAACTGCAAGGGACATCTTGGATGTTATCGCAGACAAAATCCCTATTATTGGGATACCAGCTGGTGTAAAGATGTATTCAGCTGTATTTGCAATCAACCCTATTAATGCAGGGACACTTGCAGCCAAATTTATTAAAGATGAAATAAGTAGCTTTAAGCCTGCTGAAATTGTTGATCTTGACGAAAACCAAGTTAGAGAAGGAAATGTATCTGTTAAATTGTATGGATATGTACAAATTCCAGATGCAGGTGCATTAGTACAGGATCTAAAATCAGGTTCCTCAGATACTGATGCATCCCTTACCAATCAAATTGCTACTTATGTAATCGACACTATGGAAAAAGATAAAAACTATATTATTGGACCGGGTACTACAACAAAAAAAATAATGGAAAAACTAGATCTAGGCTATCATCCCCTAGGTATTGATGTAATAAAAAACAAAAAACTTGTTTCAAAAGATGCGGACGAAATGAAGCTATTGGATATAGTATCAGTTGAACCAGCTAGTGTTATTGTTACTATCATCGGAGGACAAGGTTATATTTTTGGCCGAGGCAACCAACAAATAAGTTGGAGAGTTTTAGAAAAGGTGGGCAAGAAAAATATAAATGTTATAGCAACCAATAACAAACTTGCTTCACTTCATAGGCAAACCCTCTTAATTGATACTGGTAACAAAGATGTTAATAAGAAGTTATCAGGTTACTATAGGCTTATTACAGGTTATAAACAAGAAACTATTTATAAAGCAAAAGCAGATTTTTAA
- a CDS encoding radical SAM protein codes for MIRISAGTAYMMGLKKIKIDETPTTGYLMLGEGCANNCAYCAQSKDSYEGNGKLSRVTWPKYDIESLIKGLKKGEEKGLKRLCIQEVKSTDNNSEYIDITELIKLVKKNSNLPVSLSSTVNNLKKIEELLNLGVDKIGVSLDVCSPEKYPEYKSGLFSKRLNFIKSAARKYPGKISTHLIVGLGESDYELLSIAKDLVNSNVNIALFAFTPLQGTRLSHKSPPTLERYRKIQAVTYLLKNKLIKFDKLLFDDKGKLVGIDISSNKLIDVLSSGQAFITMGCSNCNRPFYNEKPHDTPFNYPRNLSKVEKSEAIKMLLNNLKTN; via the coding sequence ATGATTAGGATATCTGCAGGAACAGCTTATATGATGGGACTTAAAAAGATTAAGATAGATGAAACACCTACTACTGGCTACTTAATGCTAGGAGAAGGTTGTGCAAATAACTGTGCTTATTGTGCTCAAAGTAAAGACTCTTATGAAGGAAATGGTAAATTAAGTAGGGTTACTTGGCCAAAGTATGATATAGAAAGTTTGATTAAAGGCCTAAAAAAAGGAGAAGAAAAAGGATTAAAGAGGTTATGTATACAGGAAGTTAAATCCACAGATAATAATTCAGAATATATTGATATCACAGAATTGATAAAATTAGTCAAAAAAAATTCCAATCTGCCTGTTTCTTTATCCTCAACGGTAAACAATCTTAAAAAAATAGAAGAACTATTAAATCTTGGCGTAGATAAAATAGGAGTTTCTTTGGATGTATGTAGTCCAGAAAAATATCCTGAGTATAAAAGTGGTTTATTTTCAAAAAGACTTAATTTTATCAAATCAGCCGCTAGGAAATATCCTGGAAAGATTAGTACTCATTTAATAGTTGGCTTAGGAGAATCAGATTATGAACTTCTTTCAATTGCAAAGGATTTAGTAAATTCAAATGTAAACATAGCTCTATTTGCCTTTACACCTCTTCAGGGCACAAGGTTATCTCATAAAAGCCCTCCCACTTTAGAAAGGTACAGAAAGATACAAGCAGTCACTTACCTCTTAAAAAATAAGTTAATAAAATTTGATAAGTTGTTATTTGATGATAAAGGAAAGCTGGTTGGAATCGATATCTCTAGTAATAAGCTAATAGATGTTTTGAGTTCTGGTCAAGCATTTATAACTATGGGATGTTCTAATTGCAATCGTCCATTTTATAATGAAAAGCCCCATGACACTCCTTTTAACTATCCTAGGAATCTTAGTAAAGTTGAAAAAAGCGAAGCTATCAAGATGTTATTAAATAATTTAAAAACGAATTAA
- the lpdA gene encoding dihydrolipoyl dehydrogenase, protein MKKYDLVVIGGGPAGYSGAIRGAQLGGSVLLIEDRSLGGTCLNRGCIPTKAFYQGSKMLYDLKKSSEYGVFAKSIELEKDIDIDISQLLKFKNETVDNLVSGINSLIKSNEIDYINGMAEIGKDNLITVNNEEIVAKNIILANGSNPNKSIVGDEISNFCWTADEVVSGDKFWQSSNKRVVIIGGGVIGVEMATVFAMLGKEVELIELESKPLPPFDEEIKKRIGTYLKRLGIKVHTNSKVTEVFETDENSNYKYGLKVNKKKKDIEIMADDIILSVGREPNLNGIDPKLLGLKMERNYIVTNDKMQTNLDNVYAAGDIVSKGSQLAHAAMHQGIVAAENAMNYRDSYFDSKAIPACVFSHPQVGTVGLTEDECKRQGIPYKVGKFPFKANSKAMIMKEEGFAKIISHQETNEVLGIHILGPNASDLIQEGTIAVKYKLKDFQLAETIYSHPTLSETVWEAFLDLNDRPLHQASLKLKK, encoded by the coding sequence TTGAAAAAATATGATTTGGTAGTTATAGGTGGTGGACCAGCAGGTTACAGTGGTGCAATTAGAGGAGCACAACTTGGCGGTTCTGTTCTTTTGATAGAGGACAGATCCCTAGGTGGGACTTGCCTGAACCGAGGCTGTATCCCCACAAAAGCGTTTTATCAAGGGTCAAAGATGCTTTATGACCTAAAGAAAAGTTCAGAATATGGGGTGTTTGCTAAAAGTATCGAATTAGAAAAAGATATAGATATTGATATAAGTCAACTACTTAAATTTAAAAACGAAACCGTTGATAACCTTGTATCTGGGATTAACTCTCTTATAAAAAGTAATGAAATTGATTATATAAATGGCATGGCAGAAATAGGTAAGGACAATCTAATCACTGTAAATAATGAAGAAATTGTTGCAAAAAATATAATATTGGCAAATGGTTCTAATCCAAATAAAAGTATAGTTGGTGATGAAATTTCAAATTTTTGCTGGACAGCGGATGAAGTAGTATCTGGAGATAAATTTTGGCAGAGCTCTAACAAACGTGTGGTTATCATCGGTGGTGGTGTAATAGGGGTTGAAATGGCTACTGTATTTGCTATGTTGGGAAAAGAAGTTGAATTGATAGAACTTGAATCAAAACCTTTGCCTCCTTTTGATGAAGAAATAAAAAAACGAATTGGCACCTACCTTAAAAGATTAGGTATAAAAGTACATACAAATAGTAAAGTTACTGAAGTTTTTGAAACAGATGAAAATAGTAATTATAAATACGGACTAAAGGTAAATAAAAAGAAAAAAGACATTGAAATTATGGCGGACGATATAATTTTGTCAGTTGGTAGAGAACCGAATTTAAATGGAATCGACCCTAAGTTATTAGGCCTTAAAATGGAAAGAAATTATATAGTAACTAACGATAAAATGCAAACAAATTTAGATAATGTTTATGCTGCAGGTGATATAGTTTCAAAGGGATCTCAGCTTGCCCATGCAGCTATGCATCAGGGCATTGTAGCTGCGGAGAATGCTATGAATTATAGAGATAGTTATTTTGATAGCAAGGCAATACCTGCTTGCGTTTTTTCACATCCACAAGTAGGAACTGTTGGTTTAACAGAAGATGAGTGTAAAAGACAAGGGATACCATATAAAGTTGGTAAATTTCCTTTTAAAGCAAACTCTAAAGCTATGATAATGAAAGAAGAAGGGTTTGCAAAAATAATCTCCCATCAAGAAACAAATGAAGTATTAGGTATTCATATATTAGGTCCAAATGCTTCTGACCTTATTCAGGAAGGCACCATTGCGGTAAAATATAAATTAAAAGATTTTCAGCTTGCCGAAACAATCTATTCTCATCCTACACTTAGTGAAACTGTTTGGGAGGCTTTTTTAGACTTAAATGATAGACCGCTTCATCAAGCTTCTTTAAAGTTAAAGAAGTAA
- a CDS encoding lipoate--protein ligase family protein: protein MGKEKWRLLLDGPLRGSENMARDEALLKSYYFGKKQPVFRIYDWKPDCISLGYFQKATSEINLDGANKLNVDIVRRPTGGRGVLHANEITYCLVMEEKFFGISKSVIESYKFLIQGIKKGLEALGLNPEIKTISKKEEKKQGKLNFSSACFDSSSWYELLLDNRKVVGSAQTRRKGVILQHGSIKLHYKPELDVEVFNFKPSLSKTKIINTLNKRAIGIMDINPSLNKSECKKAIIKGFEEAFNIEFIEDEYTELEKEWSMRLQQSKYCSKEWNLNKRKGDVNIEKI, encoded by the coding sequence ATGGGAAAGGAAAAATGGCGGCTTTTGTTAGATGGGCCTTTAAGAGGTAGTGAAAATATGGCTAGAGATGAAGCCCTTTTAAAATCGTACTACTTTGGTAAAAAACAGCCTGTATTTAGGATATATGATTGGAAACCTGACTGCATCTCTCTTGGTTATTTTCAAAAAGCCACTTCAGAAATAAATTTAGATGGGGCAAATAAATTAAATGTAGATATTGTTCGCCGCCCTACTGGTGGACGTGGTGTTCTTCATGCTAATGAGATTACTTATTGTCTTGTAATGGAGGAAAAATTTTTTGGAATCTCAAAAAGCGTAATAGAATCTTACAAATTTTTGATTCAAGGAATTAAAAAAGGATTAGAAGCTTTGGGTCTTAACCCTGAAATAAAAACCATATCTAAAAAAGAAGAGAAGAAACAGGGAAAGTTAAATTTTTCATCAGCATGTTTTGATTCTTCTTCCTGGTATGAACTTCTACTAGATAATAGAAAGGTAGTAGGTAGTGCGCAAACCAGAAGAAAAGGGGTAATATTACAGCACGGTTCTATCAAACTACACTATAAGCCGGAATTAGATGTAGAAGTTTTTAATTTTAAACCAAGCTTGTCTAAAACCAAAATTATAAACACATTAAATAAAAGGGCAATAGGAATTATGGATATAAATCCTTCTCTAAATAAATCCGAGTGTAAAAAAGCTATTATAAAAGGATTTGAAGAGGCTTTTAATATTGAATTTATAGAAGATGAGTATACCGAATTAGAAAAAGAATGGAGTATGAGACTACAGCAATCAAAGTATTGTTCTAAGGAATGGAATTTAAATAAAAGAAAGGGGGATGTCAACATTGAAAAAATATGA
- the gcvPB gene encoding aminomethyl-transferring glycine dehydrogenase subunit GcvPB, whose amino-acid sequence MNENKLIIEKSKEGRKGYFLPSPDVDCIELNEVIPENLIRKKQPNLPQVHEGEVMRHYLELSTKNFGVDSGFYPLGSCTMKYNPKVNEDVASLPQFIELHPDQPEETCQGALELMYNLEEQLKEITGMDKYTMQPAAGAHGELTGLLMIRAYLEAKGEKRTKVICPDTAHGTNPASATMAGFKVITVKSSDKGLVDVNDLKKVLDDDVAALMLTNPNTLGLFESEINEVANLVHEAGGLLYYDGANLNAIMGYTRPGDMGFDVVHLNLHKTFATPHGGGGPGSGPVGVKKELAPYLPYPTVEKESDKGRFFFNYDIEESIGKVHGYYGNFNVLLKAYSYICMMGAEGLKQASCDAVLNANYMRKNLKEHYELSHDNLQCKHEFVISGKKQAKKGVKTMDIAKRLLDYGFHPPTVYFPLTVDEAMLIEPTETESKENIDNFIKVMNKIAEEATTEPDIVKSAPNKTQLSRLDEASAARKPKVTWSDE is encoded by the coding sequence ATGAATGAAAATAAGCTAATAATCGAAAAAAGTAAAGAAGGAAGGAAAGGGTATTTCCTTCCTTCTCCTGACGTAGATTGCATAGAGCTGAATGAAGTTATTCCTGAAAACCTAATAAGAAAAAAGCAACCTAATTTACCTCAGGTACATGAAGGAGAAGTTATGAGGCATTACCTTGAACTTTCTACCAAAAATTTTGGTGTTGATTCAGGCTTTTATCCCCTTGGATCATGTACCATGAAATATAATCCTAAGGTAAATGAAGATGTTGCTTCACTACCTCAATTTATTGAACTACATCCTGATCAACCAGAAGAAACATGCCAGGGAGCATTAGAGTTGATGTATAATCTAGAAGAACAGTTAAAAGAAATAACAGGAATGGATAAGTATACTATGCAGCCTGCCGCAGGAGCTCATGGGGAGTTAACGGGATTATTAATGATTAGAGCATACCTTGAAGCTAAAGGGGAAAAACGCACAAAAGTTATTTGTCCAGATACTGCTCATGGTACCAACCCTGCAAGTGCAACTATGGCTGGCTTTAAAGTAATTACAGTCAAATCTAGCGATAAAGGCTTGGTAGATGTGAATGACTTAAAAAAAGTGCTTGATGATGATGTAGCGGCTTTGATGCTTACTAATCCAAATACACTTGGCTTATTTGAGTCAGAAATAAATGAGGTGGCCAATCTAGTCCATGAAGCCGGAGGGTTACTTTACTATGATGGAGCTAATTTAAATGCAATTATGGGTTATACAAGACCTGGTGATATGGGCTTTGACGTGGTACATCTTAATCTTCATAAAACTTTTGCTACACCACATGGTGGAGGCGGTCCGGGCAGTGGACCGGTAGGAGTAAAAAAAGAGTTAGCTCCTTATCTACCTTATCCTACTGTTGAAAAAGAAAGTGACAAAGGAAGGTTTTTCTTTAATTATGATATTGAGGAAAGCATTGGCAAGGTACATGGCTATTATGGAAATTTTAATGTCTTATTGAAAGCTTACAGCTATATTTGCATGATGGGGGCAGAAGGTCTTAAACAGGCTAGCTGTGATGCGGTATTAAACGCTAATTATATGAGAAAAAACCTTAAAGAGCATTATGAACTTTCCCACGATAATCTCCAGTGTAAGCACGAGTTTGTTATTAGTGGCAAAAAGCAAGCTAAGAAGGGTGTAAAAACTATGGATATAGCTAAAAGATTACTAGACTATGGATTTCATCCGCCCACGGTATATTTTCCTCTTACTGTAGATGAGGCTATGCTAATAGAACCTACGGAAACAGAAAGCAAGGAAAATATTGATAATTTCATAAAGGTGATGAACAAAATTGCAGAAGAAGCAACAACAGAGCCAGATATAGTAAAAAGTGCTCCCAATAAAACTCAACTAAGTAGATTAGATGAAGCAAGTGCTGCTAGGAAGCCTAAAGTGACATGGTCTGATGAATAA